From Capra hircus breed San Clemente chromosome 1, ASM170441v1, whole genome shotgun sequence:
AGCAAGCCCCTCTCACCCCCAACCACGTCCAGCAGCAACACCCAGGGTCTCTCTCGAGGGCATGCCACGTACATTCTCGGTGTCGTCCAGCCGATGGAGCTGGAGGAGTGAGAGGAAGGCCGGGTACGGGGTAAGGGGCCTAGATGGATTCCAGCAGCTCCTAAGGAGAGCGGAGGTCGCTGGCCGGGGAGGGGCGCAGAGAGTCCAGGAGGCCGGGGCGGCCAGGTCCACAGCGCCGCCTTCCCGGAGgaaggcgggggcggggaggagggagctggaggaggcGGAGAGCGGAGGAGGGCGGCGCGCTACGAGGTTATTTGTGGTTCGCTTTGATCCCGAGGGGGAACCTGAAACTCTCACATTCCTGGCATAGCAGCCGCCTCCGGCGCGGGCCGACCCTGGGGCTGCGCGCTGGGGCTAAGCCGCCAGAACGTCGGCGCCTCTGCCGAGAGCACACCTCCGCCGCCAAGCTGAGCtgagccgggccgggccgggccgtcGGATTTGACCGCTCGGAGCACTCGCTGGCCGCAGCGGTAAGAAAGGCCTCTTGGCGCTTTGGGGAGCGCACGGGGTTGCAGAGACGCGCTCCAGCTCAGCCTTTTCCGGGAGAGGGAGCAGAAGCCGAGCGGACCCTGAGTCCTCCAGGAGCGGTGCGCCTTTGCCCGCAACCGGCGGGGCGAGGGCAGCTCCGTCCTGGGGCGCCTTGCAGGTCCCCTGGGAGCTCTCGCAGGCGGCCGGGGTCCGCTGGGGCTGAAGGAGGGGACAGCCCGTGGGCAGATACGAGTGGGTGTCTGGGAGCACGGATCTGGGAAGGAGGCGCCGCTTGGAGCTCAAATTGCAGGGCCCGGGGGCTAATTTGGTTCGGGGGTGGGGGTTACAGGTGTCTTTCCTCCCTAACTAGCCCAAGAATTCCTCtttgtcttccttggaaaatccTCTCCGGAGCCACGGTCTGGCTCTCACTTAGAAAGAATGCAGCCTGCCGTCCAGCCCGGTGACGTCAGCGCTGGGGCATTTGGAAAACAAAGAGGGCtcgggagggaggggggaggcggATCCACGACGCTTAAAGACCTCTCCGGACCACGGCTACCGTCGTCCGCTCCAGGCGCTGTGGCGGCCGCAGGGTGCTCGTGGTCAGCCAGGAGTCCGGGTAGGGCGGGATCCCTGGCTGGGGTGCGATCTGACTTAAAGACCCTCGCTTTGGTTCCTTGGGCCAGAGTGAGCCAAGGTAAAGGCCGGAGTTGTGTGGTTGCTTCTAAGCGGGTGTTTCAGAGAGCCCAGCGCGCTAGCGCAGCAGGGGTGCACGATCCGGGTCGCAGGCGCGGATTTTAGTAACAGCTTAGCTGTGTCCATCTGAGAGATTTGACTGAGACAAACAAGGAATGAAAGGCGCGGGAAGTGCTCCCTGCTCCCAGGCACACtgttgggggaggaggagggctggaATCTGTCCGGAAAACTGCATTCCCCGGTCCTCGGCTGGAGTCAGCCCAGACAGTGTTTAACTTAGGAAATGCCCCCTGGATGAAACGCTAGGGCGAATTGATTCCTGTTTGTTTTGCCTCGGGTAACTCTAGAGTCTTgcatcttctgtgtgtgtgcgtgcgcgcccCGTATATGTGTGTGccccctgtgtgtatgtgttggggggggggttgggTAGGAGGGATGATGTGGTCCCGGGAAGTCTGAACACCGAGATGTCCTCTAGACCTATCTCTCCCCAGTTCTgggcagctgggaggagggagtgggttgGGAATGGCTGCTCTGCCAGCCAGCCAAGCCCTAACTGGAGCCGGGCATTGGGGCTAGCTCTGTGGCAAAGGAGGGGCCACATTCCTCCCACTGTCCTCCTATATACACAGGacctgtggaggtgtgggtttTGTTTGGTCTTCCCTGAATCCCAGTTTGGAGGTTTGTGTTGGAGAAGGAGGGGGAAAGGAATCCAGGTGAGGCAGGCAGCCTTCCAGGCCATGAGCCACTGGGAGCGCAGGCTCAGAAGGGAACACCTTCCTCAGGAGACAATCTCCCTGCAGAGTCACCAGCCCCGGGTGCCTGCAGCTCCCGCACTCATTCAGTCATCTCAAGCAGTCTTACCCATGTAGAGATGCTGAGTGCCCATCCCCTCGTACCTAGAGGACCAGCAGgcacttccaaggagcaagtgtgtgtgtggctggggtGGTGATCATAAAATCAGAGACGCCGTGCCAGCCTTTCTTTTTCCTGGAGCACGTGTGCGCTCACTGTCAGTGCACAGACTGTGTGCCTGGCCCACAAACCTTGATGGGCGGCACCTTTTTTGCCTCCTTTTGCAAAACCACTCTTGGTGTAGTCTGTCTCATCTTTCATCCCTTATTCACCGATCCAGATGCATTTTCTCCTTCCTGTTCACCTTGCAGAGTGACTGCCAAGGTCATCCCATGACAGAGAGGGCTCTGCAGGGTAAAGGGTTGTGAGTTAGCTGTGCCAAGGCTATGGTTCAGGCATGCTTCATGCTGTGGGGGCTTTTTGCCTAGGGCTTCTACCGGGctggtgtgtgcatgcatgcacgctcagttgtgtccagttctttgcaaccctgtggactgtagcccaccaggctcctctgtccctgggatttttcaggcaagaatactggagtgggttgccatttcctactccagggaatcttcctaactcaggaatccatcccatgtctcttgtgtctcctgcattagcaggtagattctttaccacatctACTGGGCGGGACTCATGCTTTATCACCTGTGATAAAGTagaggtggcgcagtggtaaaatacctgcctgctaatgcaggagacacaagagcttACTGTTTAAAGCTGAGCTAGGCCTGCCCTGGACCTTCTCATCAGGCTCTCTGATGGGAAGCTGACTACAGGAGCCTAAGGTTCCTGGTGTCTAGGTTCCTGGTATCTCTCTCTAGGCACAGTAAGTCTCCATGAATATGATTATAATGGCAGTCCTTTGCCAAGGATTTACAGCTCACTGGGAGCTCAATAGCCATTGCCTCTTAATTCTCAACTCCATGAAGCTAGCGTTATTTCCCTATTTccaatggagaaactgaggctcagaggttagGTGACTTGCCTGAATCAGCAGGTGGCAGCATTGGCAGTCTGACGGGCACGTGTGCCCCTTCATCAGACAGTAGTGGAAAGTCCCCACTTTTCCCATGTGCTCCCACTGagtgctcttctttttctcctcctcaggTGCCCTGGGGCCAGGTGCCACTGGCCTTTGTCCAGGTGGGTGTGTGCAAGCCCAGGGAGCATGAGGACGCTGGAAGACTCCTCAGGTACGGTCCTGCACCGCCTCATCCAGGAACAGCTGCGCTATGGCAACCTGACTGAGACCCGCACACTGCTGGCCATCCAGCAACAGGCCCTGCGCGGtggggccggggctgggggcaCAGGAAGCCCCCAGGCCCCCATGGAGATCACGGCACCAGAGGACAGTCAGGTGCTGCAGCAGGCCACGAGGCAGGAACCCCAGGGCCAGGAGCACCAGGGCACCGAGACCCACCTGGCAGAGAACGGCCTCTACCGCCTGTGCCCGCAGCCTGGCAAGGGCGAGGAGCTGCCCACCTATGAGGAGGCCAAAGCCCACTCACAGTACTATGCCTCCCAGCAGGCGGGGCCCTGGCCACACGTGGGGGACCGGGATCCCCGCGGGCCCCCGGGAGGCAGCCGGAGGCAGGATGAGGCCCTGCGCGAGCTGAGGCACGGGCACGTGCGCTCCCTGAGCGAGCGACTCCTGCAGCTGTCCCTGGAGAGGAACGGGGCCCGCACCCCCAGCCACATGAGTGCCTCTCACAGCTTCCCCCAGCTGGCCCGCAACCAGCAGGGCCCCCCAGCCAGGGGCGCCCCCACTGCCGAGGGCCCGGAGCCGCGAGGACCTCCACCTCAGTACCCACACGTCATGCTAGCTCACGAGACCACCTCTGCCGTCACTGACCCGCGGTATCGTGCCCGTGGCAGTCCACACTTCCAGCATGCGGAAGTCAGGTAACGGCCCACCTCGGTCTTCAGGCTCTTGGCTTCCTTCCAGTGTAGTTTTCCCAGGGTGAAGAGCCTCCCGGAGGCTGGTGAGCTCCAGAGGGAGGCTGATGATACCCTCTCCCTCCCAAGATGGGAGCTAATGCTGGAAGGAAAGAGGGATTTAGCCAGGGTCACATGAGAACTTAGCAGCATCCCTTGCTTTAATTCCGAGACAGACACCATTGCCTAATTGGCTGTGACCTTCAAGTAACTAGGGTTCTCAGGGGCTGTCAGTTAGAGCAGGGAGCTAAAGGTTAGATTTCAGAAAGAACTTGCAAGGACTAGAGTTGGGAATCTTTCCCAAGTTAAGTGGGGAGAAGGTGGGACCTCCTCTGGAAGCTTCTAGAAACAGAAGAAGTCTTTTCTTCCTTGCTGTCCATGATTTTTGGGAGGCATTCCTAAGTGGGGGCAAGAAAGTAAGGACCAGATGGCCTCCGTAGAGATCTCTCCTCCCTTACACAAGGGCGGGAGCTGCCCTGGAACTGCCATTCATTTCCGTTCATGTCCTTCTGTGTGGTCCAtggggcaggagcctgggagaaggTTCTTGTTCCAGAAGCCCCTTTATGTGGAGGCTCCAGAGtagctgtgggggaggggaggggtgtgggggtgtgtggggggacTCAGCTTTTAATTCTGAGAGCAAAGGGAAGCCTTTAGAGGATGTGATTTGGCGTCCCTTTTCAAAAAGGTTCCTCTGTTTCTTGTAGAGAATGGATTCTAGGGGCATGAATGGAAGCAGGGATGCACAGGAGgggcaggaagcccagagagtttTCAGAAATAAGGTTCCTAGAAATGAGGCTCTCGTTTGGCCCAGGACCTTCTGAGAAGCTGGCACACGCCCTTTTCACACGCCCTtaattcccccccaccccccaccccacacacagggGTCCAGGAAACCCCAGTGGAGGGGCCTGAAGGCTTGCAGACCCCCTTCCTCTGGTGCCCCAAGGTTCAAGTCTGGTTTTGTTCGTGCCTGCTGAGTCCTCATTTAGTCACCTGCTTTGCCACGGTGCAACCTTGCCCGGGAAAGAGGCCTTTCTCTGCTCTCGAGAAATGAGTGACGTGATGGCTCTGGAATGGAGGCGCCAGAGGACTGAGCCTGTGGGGTTTTGCCAGCCTCAAGGCCCCCCTGCCTTACCTCCCTTCTCAGGGCTTGGtcctggaagagtttcagaagctGAGTCGTGGTTTCTTCTTTGGACCATGCTCACTGAGCCCTGTCAGGAAAAGATAATGTCGTGGAAAGGAAGTCGACTGTTTGCTGGAGAACAAAAAAAatgggggagtggggggtggggagcaagTGTGAAGGAAAGGAGGCTCTATTCTCTCGGAGAGCCCAGTCATCCCCAAAGAATGCCATTTGTGTCTGCCTGGCCGGGAGCAGGGGAGCGGGTTGGAGGGAGCCACATTCAGCAGCGCAGGGGGAGTTTGCATATTCCAGTGGGGTACCCTCTTAGCTCTCACTGGAAGCTCTACCTTGgacaggaaaagaaatacatcTGCCAGCTTCTCCTTCAGCCAATCTGGTGAAGACTGTTTGCTGGGAACTGGCGGTGGGACTTAGCCTTGGGTCTAAGAAGAGCAGGGCAGCTCGAGTCTGGAAGGGGAAGGATGAGGGCACGGGCAGCCATGGGTTCTGAGGCGATGGATTCGTCTGTGGCTTCTGGGACTTGGGAAAGCTCCTGGTGAAACTGAGGCAGTCTAATTCTCTTACATCGGAGCCACAGGGCCCCAGAAAAGCTGTGTGACCCCACATGCTTGACGGTGGGACCTTGAGGGTGAAGACCTTGACACGGGACCCCAGTATCAGAGGCCAGGAGAACACTGTCCCTAACCTCAGGCTATTGTAATAGTTCACAGGTGGCCCCTTCACCCTGGATAATCCACTGTTCGGGTCACATTTACTCTCTGAGCAGAGAGTAGGCTGTGGTCTCCATGAGAAGAGACAGAGGGTAGGCTGTCACTGTGGAGATGCCCACTGCAGGCCCAGCACTCTGCCAGGCAGATGTGGCCTGACAACCTGCCTGAGGCTAGAGACTCTCACCCTCCAGGCTGAGCATGGGCCCGTGCACCATGGCCTCAAACACTGGAGCCGGAATTTGAATGCCTGATCTGTCAGACTGGAGCCCAGACTCAGCCTGACATCTGTCTCACCACTCTAACCTTAGCCACAGTCTTCTAAAAATGTTTCTTCAAGGGGTGACGGGACTCAAAATAGGAGGGAGAAGAAGCGAGTGTGCTGCGTGGGCAGGTGTGCATGGAGGGCCTGACAGCAGCAGTGAGAACAGACACAGGGTAGCTGCTGGGGCCCAGGGGCCTGGAAGGTTGTGAGTTTCAGTCATGATGAGTGTGACCTCCAGATTCAAAAAGAGCTGCCTATGGCTGGGACTATTCAGGCTGATCCCCAAGGCCTGGACCACAGGAGGCTGGGCATGAAATACGTGTGCTGATGGTAATGCCCTGCAGCCCTGCTTCCCTGGTCCTTGAGGGTCTTGGGGACACCATGTGGAAAGGCCTTGCCTAGAGGTTACTGCCTAATGCTGCAGGAAAGCTGTCTGCCTGGGAGGGCTAGGGCAATTCTTTGTGGCTCCGTGGTCTCTGAGGACCGTCCCTTCTGTCCCCCAGGATCCTGCAGGCCCAGGTGCCCCCTGTGTTCCtctcgcagcagcagcagcagcagtaccaatACTTGCAGCAGCCTCAGGAGCGCCACCCGCCCCCACACCTGGCCGCCCTCAGCCCTCCTGGGGTGGAGGGCCCGGCAAGCACCCAGGcctctttggccacctcaggcggtGCACACCTGGCCCAGATGGAGACTGTGCTAAGGGAGAACGCCAGGCTGCAGAGAGACAATGAGAGATTGCAGAGGGAGCTGGAGAGCACGGTGGAGAAGGCTGGCCGCATCGAGAAGGTAAGCCCTGCTGAGGCCTCAGAGAAGCAGCAGCGGGCAATAAGGGAACCCCAACAGGGCTGACCAGGGAGGGGGCTGTCAGAAGGGAGGCAGAGGAGTCTAAAAGCTGGTCTGGCTGGGCTTCTCAGCTGCCCCTgggggaccccccccccccatccctcCTGCACCCTTCCCTGGCTGACTCCAGACAGCTGGGGAGCAGCCGGCAGAGCAGGCCCAGAGCACGAGCAGTTGCTGCCCAGTGGTGGTTAGAAAGAGCCCATTCACCGACTCCCTCATGGTCGCACCCTTTCCCTGCACACGCCCCCTCCCGTGGACACCTCCCACAGAGAGCCCTTTGTATCCCCCACACAACAGCAAGTCTGTTCCAGGCCAGCCCTGGTCACAGAGAAAGCCCCTCCTCTTGGCAAAAAACGAGCGACTTATTGGAATCACGGGCCAGCTAGGAGCACGTGCAGAACCTGCCAGCTGCCAAGTGGGTGGGGCATCCGGGGCCAGGCTGGCCCTGTTGGGGGATGGCTGGAGAGGCACATACTCCAGGCAGCTCAGGCTGGATCCGGTGCTGAGTTCTGAGTGAAGGGGCACCAGCTGTGCACTCAGCCTTAGCAGGTAGCCTTAGGCTTTCTGTGACTGTGCATGGTCTCCAAGATAGGTCCACCCCCACAGACCACAGTTGGAGCCTCAGGGCCTGATCCTGGTCCATTGTGCTCAAATTTCTCACTAGaagccaaagaaaaggaaaatgcttCTTTCTGGACACTAGGCACCAGGGAGCTGCCCTCAGTCACCCTGGACGCAGCTCCTTTCAGAGAACGTGGCCTTGTGTTCACTCAGCACCTTGGGACAGTTGAAGGGACCCTGGCTTGCCTGTTCCAGCAGTCTGGTCCCTCTCTGGAGGCCACAGGCTGCACCCTGTCCCTCTCAGGCTAGGTGGGTTTCTGCTGTGGCTTTGTctcttctctctcactctttctgATGGAGAGTCAGCAATCAACCCTGGCCTAAGGAGGGGACCTTGATCCCATTGCCACCCTGGGAGCTCTCCCCTTCCTTCAgctctgctctctgcctcttGCAGCTGGAGAGCGAAATCCAGCGGCTCTCCGAGGCCCACGAGAGCCTAACAAGGGCCTCTTCCAAGCGAGAGGCCCTGGAGAAGACCATGCGGAACAAGATGGACAGTGAGATGAGGCGGCTGCAGGACTTCAACCGGGATCTTAGAGGTGAGGACCGCTCACGCAGGTGGAGGGACAGGGACCACCTATGGACAGCTTGATTCCACTGTTCTAGGGCATCATTCAGAATCTCTTGCCTCTGCGAAAACAGTACAAATCAATTCAAAGGGGACTCGGCTGAGACTCCTTGGGGGCCACCTCGATAGAGAGATGCTTGTCTCTGTGTTCTAGACCTTGGGGCCCCTCCTGGAGCTCTCCCCTGTGTGGCCCAGGGTGACCCGGGGCTTCCCTATGAGCCTACCCCCAGCTTGGAGAATGTAGCCTGACAGACAGTTCCCTGGGGAGGGGTGCACCTCGGCAGGCAGCTTCACCTGCGCTCAAACCTTTTTCCTTAAAACgtcttttcttcatttgaaacaGAAAGATTAGAATCTGCAAACCGCCGCCTGGCAAGCAAGACGCAGGAGGCCCAGGCAGGCAGTCAGGACATGGTGGCCAAGCTGCTGGCTCAGAGTAAGTAGGGGACCCACTCAGGAGCCCAAGCAGAGGTGTGGCTGGTGGAACCAGGAGAGCTCCTCTTGAGGGAGGGTTGGCCTCCTCTGCCAAAGCAGGGCTTGGAGTGTGGGTTTACTGAATGCCCACTATGCACCCATCACTGGACTGGACTCGGGAGGAGCGGCTTCCCAAGGGGAGCAGGATCTGGTTCCCTGTGTACTGGGAAGATCAGGGGTAGAGGGACAGCTGGGGAAGTGTGCTGAGCGTCAGTTCGGTGTCCTCTAGAAGCAGTTGAGGAGAGCCGAGCACTCTGGAAACAGGTGggatgagaaagaaggaagagtctgagtctcccagggcatGGACGTGTGGAAAGCTGGGGAGCATGGTGAGGCTGGGCCATAACAAGTGTTGGCACCAGCCAAAAATGGAGCTCACGAACACCGCAGCCTAAAGAAGGAGGTCAGGAGGGATCCCCTAAAAAGGACAGTCGCAGGCTTCTTGAAGAGCGGATGAGTTCATTGTTGACTGGCACGTGCAGTCACTCATTTGTTCCCTGGCGCAGCCATGCTGAGCCCCTGGCAGGTGTGCAGCAGAGAGGGAACAGGTCAGGAAGGGGCCAGCACAAGGTCAAGAGAGGTAGGGAGCTTGAGGAAGGAGCAGGGTCTTCCCACCATggattccaaggaacaagcatggCCTGGCCCTGGAGGCCAGCGATGAGGGGGGGGGCAGTCCCCAGCACCCTGAGAGAGAGGTTTTGTGGGGTGGCAGGtgaagcagcagcaggatagcTCTAGTGGAGGTGGAAGCGGTTTGAAGGAAGGGGGGACAAAGGAAGCCACCAACTCAATAGTAGGAAGAAGCTGTAGCCATCAGAGAGGCAGTTATTGATAAGCTCCTCCTTTATGCTCTTACTGCCTGCTATAGTGATGTTTGAGTGTTTGCAAAGGCGTGCACTGGGGCAGCTGGAGTCTGAACAAGGATGCCTTCTATGAAGGAGGAACCCCTCCAAAAGCTTACTGAGCTTAAGCTAGATGGTTGGGGGTGTCTGGAAGCAGAGAGGCAGCTTGAAGACTGAGCTCTGGCTAGCAGCACCTACCTCCTTCAAGCAGGGCTCAGGCCTGGACAGGGTGGCCCCCAAAGGGAATGGGGGAATGCAACACTGAAGGGCTGAGGGTtgagggtgggaaggaggagaTGACTGAAGGtctgtgggagggaggggatggtgGTAAGGGCTGGGGAGTGGGGATAGCCCTGGGGGGGTCTTATCATTGTCCAGAGAGGATGGGTTGCTGGAAAGGGGCAGAATGGGGCCAGGCTTTGCCAAAGAAAGGAAGTCACAGCGGGTTCCTGGgagcaggcaggggaggggcccAGGGCCGGCCAGCCTGGAGGCGTTTCCGCTCCCTGGGGAGTGGGGCTGTTCTTGGCTCCCGCCTGGAGCCATTAATCTCGAAGCAGCGGGTGACCTGGATGCCGGGCATTCCTGAGCCCGGGCTGTTCCGCTGCGcgcgcctccccctccccctgcactCCTGCCTGCGCCCCGCCCGCCACGCTCGGGAGGAGGGACCGTGGGACAAAGAGACTGGGACTTGCTGGTGGGGCCTCACTGCCCCCATGGAAGGCCTCTTGCTCCCTCCACTGCTCCCCAGCCCATGGCCCCCCTCTGTGTCTCTCGAATCTGCTCCCACCCCAGCCTGGAGGCGGTGGCACCCTCCCCCCAGAGTTTTATCCTGGTGGCTGGGGATGGCCAAGGTCTCAAGCCTCCGAGCTCTACCAGGGCcttcaaagtgttagttgctcagtcgct
This genomic window contains:
- the AMOTL2 gene encoding angiomotin-like protein 2 isoform X2, with the protein product MRTLEDSSGTVLHRLIQEQLRYGNLTETRTLLAIQQQALRGGAGAGGTGSPQAPMEITAPEDSQVLQQATRQEPQGQEHQGTETHLAENGLYRLCPQPGKGEELPTYEEAKAHSQYYASQQAGPWPHVGDRDPRGPPGGSRRQDEALRELRHGHVRSLSERLLQLSLERNGARTPSHMSASHSFPQLARNQQGPPARGAPTAEGPEPRGPPPQYPHVMLAHETTSAVTDPRYRARGSPHFQHAEVRILQAQVPPVFLSQQQQQQYQYLQQPQERHPPPHLAALSPPGVEGPASTQASLATSGGAHLAQMETVLRENARLQRDNERLQRELESTVEKAGRIEKLESEIQRLSEAHESLTRASSKREALEKTMRNKMDSEMRRLQDFNRDLRERLESANRRLASKTQEAQAGSQDMVAKLLAQSYEQQQEQEQLEREMALLRGAIEDQRRRAELLEQALSNAQGRAARAEEELRRKQAYVEKVERLQQALGQLQAACEKREQLELRLRTRLEQELKALRAQQRQAGPPGGGGGSGGTPELSALRLSEQLREKEEQVLALEADMTKWEQKYLEERAMRQFAMDAAATAAAQRDTTLIRHSPQPSPSSSFNEGLLTGGHRHQEMESRLKVLHAQILEKDAVIKVLQQRSRKDPGKVTPGSLRPAKSVPSIFVAAAAGTQGWQGHFSGEQQVDTSAQLAADRAPLEEPVAVAPLAAHAKHGSRDGSTQTDGPPDSLEPDSLLGSSSGQRTASLDSVATSRVQDFSDMVEILI
- the AMOTL2 gene encoding angiomotin-like protein 2 isoform X1 yields the protein MRTLEDSSGTVLHRLIQEQLRYGNLTETRTLLAIQQQALRGGAGAGGTGSPQAPMEITAPEDSQVLQQATRQEPQGQEHQGTETHLAENGLYRLCPQPGKGEELPTYEEAKAHSQYYASQQAGPWPHVGDRDPRGPPGGSRRQDEALRELRHGHVRSLSERLLQLSLERNGARTPSHMSASHSFPQLARNQQGPPARGAPTAEGPEPRGPPPQYPHVMLAHETTSAVTDPRYRARGSPHFQHAEVRILQAQVPPVFLSQQQQQQYQYLQQPQERHPPPHLAALSPPGVEGPASTQASLATSGGAHLAQMETVLRENARLQRDNERLQRELESTVEKAGRIEKLESEIQRLSEAHESLTRASSKREALEKTMRNKMDSEMRRLQDFNRDLRERLESANRRLASKTQEAQAGSQDMVAKLLAQSYEQQQEQEQLEREMALLRGAIEDQRRRAELLEQALSNAQGRAARAEEELRRKQAYVEKVERLQQALGQLQAACEKREQLELRLRTRLEQELKALRAQQRQAGPPGGGGGSGGTPELSALRLSEQLREKEEQVLALEADMTKWEQKYLEERAMRQFAMDAAATAAAQRDTTLIRHSPQPSPSSSFNEGLLTGGHRHQEMESRLKVLHAQILEKDAVIKVLQQRSRKDPGKVTPGSLRPAKSVPSIFVAAAAGTQGWQGHFSGEQQVDTSAQLAAADRAPLEEPVAVAPLAAHAKHGSRDGSTQTDGPPDSLEPDSLLGSSSGQRTASLDSVATSRVQDFSDMVEILI